From Mauremys reevesii isolate NIE-2019 linkage group 10, ASM1616193v1, whole genome shotgun sequence, the proteins below share one genomic window:
- the BNC1 gene encoding zinc finger protein basonuclin-1 isoform X1: MFWAIRCTLVNCSCLCFKPGKINQRQCDQCRHGWVAHALSKLRIPNLYPTSQVEIVQSNVVFDISSLMLYGTQAIPVRLKILLDRLFSVLKQEEVIQILHALDWTLQDYIRGYVLQDASGKVLDHWSIMTNEEELATLQQFLRFGETKSIVELMAIQEKEGQSIIIPTTTTNLDIRAFIESCNQRSPSLSSSMDKMSPANVHHFENIVNNMAFMLPFQFFSPVPPPLIGSPPERHLLEQGQDRSNETKQDVQIPFSESSFLISSSTSFQVENERSINSPDATTKTEDDAPLSDSSSHNTITKLERTELSPENKIISIEKNGIGPRKGRVFCTACEKTFYDKGTLKIHYNAVHLKIKHKCTIEGCNMVFSSLRSRNRHSANPNPRLHMPMNRNNRDKDLRNGLTIAGPEETKRMDFTILTPGSRPITSYVSHCTDSKVQSSFPSIGQNGVLFPNLKTVQPVLPFYRSPVTPAELANTPGILPSLPLISSSIPEQLVAKGLPFDALPKKKSRKSSMPIKIEKEAVETANENSNLASSEDDTPLQVVSDGELETCEHRIEKQMSDRVEKHPISGNSWKSLSGVEGPKYFDSVIEPNNKYIKETSENELDHSKREVTPEENQALKIASHEMMSEDPEQHHSDVIKPVTTSSLYIKEQSKHRIPNNDCTELHHHLLTGGLFSALSNRGAAIPCLEDSKDMDHISQHTLGIQKAESRFHCDICKKTFKNPYSVKMHYKNVHLKEMHICTVEGCNAAFPSRRSRDRHSSNLNLHHKLLTKDTLEFKDNYFNATYLLKDMAKEVCQDVSLKQHVGQTSVIFKGMNRTGSLVFPLSKIREPCSENYGYDPMNDGAVLDLSTTSSIKSESSAHSSWDSDGGSEECIMPLDDSDESCEGPSLIPNEELYPDCSVIEKANQSFTNLPSSLPITCHICQKNYSNKGTFRAHYKTVHLRQLHKCKVPGCNTMFSSVRSRNRHSQNPNLHRSLTRSPNSLQ, from the exons GCTATCCGATGCACTCTGGTGAACTGTAGTTGTCTGTGTTTCAAACCTGGAAAAATAAACCAACGACAATGTGACCAGTGTCGACATGGATGGGTAGCACATG ccCTAAGCAAATTAAGGATCCCCAACCTGTATCCAACAAGCCAGGTAGAGATAGTACAATCCAATGTGGTCTTCGATATCAGTAGCCTCATGCTGTATGGAACCCAAGCCATTCCTGTCCGCCTTAAAATCCTGCTAGATCGTCTTTTCAGTGTCCTGAAGCAAGAAGAGGTAATACAGATTCTCCATGCACTGGATTGGACACTGCAGGATTATATACGTGGATATGTGCTACAG GATGCTTCAGGAAAGGTGCTGGATCACTGGAGCATAATGACCAATGAAGAAGAACTGGCTACTTTGCAGCAGTTTCTTCGCTTTGGAGAAACTAAATCCATTGTAGAGCTAATGGCAATTCAAGAGAAAGAAGGGCAGTCAATTATAATACCTACAACGACGACTAATTTGGATATTAGGGCATTTATAGAAAGTTGCAATCAAAGAAGTCCTAGTCTTTCTTCTTCCATGGACAAAATGAGCCCTGCCAACGTTCATCACTTTGAGAACATTGTAAATAATATGGCTTTCATGCTGCCTTTTCAGTTTTTCAGTCCAGTGCCTCCACCTTTGATAGGTTCACCACCAGAAAGACATTTGCTTGAGCAAGGTCAAGACCGCAGCAATGAAACTAAACAAGATGTTCAGATACCATTTTCTGAAAGCAGCTTCTTAATTTCCAGTTCTACTTCATTTCAAGTTGAAAACGAGAGGAGCATAAACAGCCCAGATGCCACTACTAAAACAGAAGACGATGCCCCTTTAAGTGATTCTAGCTCACATAATACAATAACAAAGCTTGAAAGGACAGAGTTATCTccagaaaataaaattatatcTATTGAAAAAAATGGCATTGGGCCTAGAAAAGGACGAGTTTTCTGCACTGCCTGCGAAAAGACATTTTACGACAAAGGAACTCTGAAGATCCACTATAATGCTGTTCATCTGAAGATCAAACACAAATGCACAATTGAAGGCTGCAATATGGTGTTTAGTTCTTTGCGAAGTCGAAATCGTCATAGTGCAAACCCCAACCCAAGACTCCATATGCCAATGAACAGAAACAACAGAGATAAAGACCTGAGGAATGGTTTGACTATCGCTGGACCTGAAGAAACTAAAAGGATGGACTTTACCATTTTAACCCCAGGTAGCAGACCTATTACCAGCTATGTCAGCCATTGCACAGATTCAAAGGTGCAATCCAGTTTTCCCAGTATTGGACAGAACGGTGTTCTCTTTCCAAACTTAAAGACAGTTCAGCCAGTTCTTCCTTTTTATCGCAGTCCAGTCACGCCAGCTGAGCTTGCTAATACCCCAGGCATACTCCCTTCTCTACCTCTCATTTCTTCATCAATACCTGAGCAGCTGGTTGCTAAAGGATTGCCGTTTGATGCACTACCCAAGAAAAAATCCCGTAAATCGAGCATGCCCATCAAAATAGAGAAAGAAGCTGTTGAGACAGCTAATGAAAACAGCAACCTTGCCAGCTCGGAAGATGATACACCTCTGCAGGTGGTAAGTGATGGAGAACTGGAGACCTGTGAGCATAGGATTGAAAAGCAGATGAGTGACAGGGTGGAAAAGCACCCCATTTCAGGTAATTCATGGAAATCTCTCTCTGGGGTAGAGggcccaaaatattttgattctgtCATTGAACCAAATAACAAATACATCAAGGAAACCTCTGAGAATGAATTGGATCACTCTAAGAGAGAGGTTACGCCAGAAGAAAACCAAGCATTAAAAATAGCTTCTCATGAAATGATGTCTGAAGATCCAGAACAACACCACAGTGATGTTATAAAACCAGTGACTACATCCTCTCTTTATATTAAAGAGCAGTCAAAGCACCGGATTCCTAATAATGATTGCACTGAATTGCACCACCACTTGCTAACCGGGGGCCTTTTCAGTGCTTTGTCAAACAGGGGTGCTGCTATTCCTTGTTTAGAAGACTCTAAAGATATGGATCATATCAGTCAACATACACTAGGGATTCAGAAGGCAGAAAGCCGCTTTCATTGTGACATCTGTAAGAAGACATTTAAAAACCCTTACAGTGTAAAAATGCATTATAAAAATGTACATCTGAAAGAAATGCATATTTGCACAGTTGAGGGTTgtaatgctgctttcccttctcgTAGAAGTCGAGACAG ACATAGTTCAAATTTAAATCTTCATCATAAGCTTCTGACCAAAGATACACTGGAATTCAAGGACAACTATTTCAATGCAACATACCTCTTGAAAGACATGGCTAAGGAGGTTTGTCAAGATGTGTCTTTAAAACAACATGTTGGACAGACTTCTGTAATCTtcaaaggaatgaacagaacaggcagctTGGTTTTTCCACTGAGCAAAATCAGAGAACCCTGTTCTGAGAATTATGGATATGATCCAATGAATGATGGTGCTGTTCTGGATTTGAGCACTACTTCCAGCATTAAGTCTGAGAGCAGTGCACACTCCTCTTGGGATTCTGATGGAGGAAGCGAAGAATGCATCATGCCTTTGGATGATAGCGATGAAAGTTGTGAAGGGCCAAGCTTAATACCCAATGAAGAGCTCTACCCGGACTGTAGTGTAATTGAGAAGGCTAATCAAAGCTTTACAAATTTACCTTCCAGTTTGCCAATAACTTGTCATATATGCCAAAAAAATTACAGTAATAAAGGAACCTTCAGGGCCCATTACAAAACTGTGCATCTCCGCCAGCTCCACAAATGTAAAGTCCCAGGTTGCAACACAATGTTTTCATCTGTCCGCAGTCGAAACAGGCATAGTCAGAATCCCAACTTGCACAGAAGTCTGACCAGATCACCAAATAGCCTCCAGTAA
- the BNC1 gene encoding zinc finger protein basonuclin-1 isoform X3, which produces MSEAIRCTLVNCSCLCFKPGKINQRQCDQCRHGWVAHALSKLRIPNLYPTSQVEIVQSNVVFDISSLMLYGTQAIPVRLKILLDRLFSVLKQEEVIQILHALDWTLQDYIRGYVLQDASGKVLDHWSIMTNEEELATLQQFLRFGETKSIVELMAIQEKEGQSIIIPTTTTNLDIRAFIESCNQRSPSLSSSMDKMSPANVHHFENIVNNMAFMLPFQFFSPVPPPLIGSPPERHLLEQGQDRSNETKQDVQIPFSESSFLISSSTSFQVENERSINSPDATTKTEDDAPLSDSSSHNTITKLERTELSPENKIISIEKNGIGPRKGRVFCTACEKTFYDKGTLKIHYNAVHLKIKHKCTIEGCNMVFSSLRSRNRHSANPNPRLHMPMNRNNRDKDLRNGLTIAGPEETKRMDFTILTPGSRPITSYVSHCTDSKVQSSFPSIGQNGVLFPNLKTVQPVLPFYRSPVTPAELANTPGILPSLPLISSSIPEQLVAKGLPFDALPKKKSRKSSMPIKIEKEAVETANENSNLASSEDDTPLQVVSDGELETCEHRIEKQMSDRVEKHPISGNSWKSLSGVEGPKYFDSVIEPNNKYIKETSENELDHSKREVTPEENQALKIASHEMMSEDPEQHHSDVIKPVTTSSLYIKEQSKHRIPNNDCTELHHHLLTGGLFSALSNRGAAIPCLEDSKDMDHISQHTLGIQKAESRFHCDICKKTFKNPYSVKMHYKNVHLKEMHICTVEGCNAAFPSRRSRDRHSSNLNLHHKLLTKDTLEFKDNYFNATYLLKDMAKEVCQDVSLKQHVGQTSVIFKGMNRTGSLVFPLSKIREPCSENYGYDPMNDGAVLDLSTTSSIKSESSAHSSWDSDGGSEECIMPLDDSDESCEGPSLIPNEELYPDCSVIEKANQSFTNLPSSLPITCHICQKNYSNKGTFRAHYKTVHLRQLHKCKVPGCNTMFSSVRSRNRHSQNPNLHRSLTRSPNSLQ; this is translated from the exons ATGTCGGAG GCTATCCGATGCACTCTGGTGAACTGTAGTTGTCTGTGTTTCAAACCTGGAAAAATAAACCAACGACAATGTGACCAGTGTCGACATGGATGGGTAGCACATG ccCTAAGCAAATTAAGGATCCCCAACCTGTATCCAACAAGCCAGGTAGAGATAGTACAATCCAATGTGGTCTTCGATATCAGTAGCCTCATGCTGTATGGAACCCAAGCCATTCCTGTCCGCCTTAAAATCCTGCTAGATCGTCTTTTCAGTGTCCTGAAGCAAGAAGAGGTAATACAGATTCTCCATGCACTGGATTGGACACTGCAGGATTATATACGTGGATATGTGCTACAG GATGCTTCAGGAAAGGTGCTGGATCACTGGAGCATAATGACCAATGAAGAAGAACTGGCTACTTTGCAGCAGTTTCTTCGCTTTGGAGAAACTAAATCCATTGTAGAGCTAATGGCAATTCAAGAGAAAGAAGGGCAGTCAATTATAATACCTACAACGACGACTAATTTGGATATTAGGGCATTTATAGAAAGTTGCAATCAAAGAAGTCCTAGTCTTTCTTCTTCCATGGACAAAATGAGCCCTGCCAACGTTCATCACTTTGAGAACATTGTAAATAATATGGCTTTCATGCTGCCTTTTCAGTTTTTCAGTCCAGTGCCTCCACCTTTGATAGGTTCACCACCAGAAAGACATTTGCTTGAGCAAGGTCAAGACCGCAGCAATGAAACTAAACAAGATGTTCAGATACCATTTTCTGAAAGCAGCTTCTTAATTTCCAGTTCTACTTCATTTCAAGTTGAAAACGAGAGGAGCATAAACAGCCCAGATGCCACTACTAAAACAGAAGACGATGCCCCTTTAAGTGATTCTAGCTCACATAATACAATAACAAAGCTTGAAAGGACAGAGTTATCTccagaaaataaaattatatcTATTGAAAAAAATGGCATTGGGCCTAGAAAAGGACGAGTTTTCTGCACTGCCTGCGAAAAGACATTTTACGACAAAGGAACTCTGAAGATCCACTATAATGCTGTTCATCTGAAGATCAAACACAAATGCACAATTGAAGGCTGCAATATGGTGTTTAGTTCTTTGCGAAGTCGAAATCGTCATAGTGCAAACCCCAACCCAAGACTCCATATGCCAATGAACAGAAACAACAGAGATAAAGACCTGAGGAATGGTTTGACTATCGCTGGACCTGAAGAAACTAAAAGGATGGACTTTACCATTTTAACCCCAGGTAGCAGACCTATTACCAGCTATGTCAGCCATTGCACAGATTCAAAGGTGCAATCCAGTTTTCCCAGTATTGGACAGAACGGTGTTCTCTTTCCAAACTTAAAGACAGTTCAGCCAGTTCTTCCTTTTTATCGCAGTCCAGTCACGCCAGCTGAGCTTGCTAATACCCCAGGCATACTCCCTTCTCTACCTCTCATTTCTTCATCAATACCTGAGCAGCTGGTTGCTAAAGGATTGCCGTTTGATGCACTACCCAAGAAAAAATCCCGTAAATCGAGCATGCCCATCAAAATAGAGAAAGAAGCTGTTGAGACAGCTAATGAAAACAGCAACCTTGCCAGCTCGGAAGATGATACACCTCTGCAGGTGGTAAGTGATGGAGAACTGGAGACCTGTGAGCATAGGATTGAAAAGCAGATGAGTGACAGGGTGGAAAAGCACCCCATTTCAGGTAATTCATGGAAATCTCTCTCTGGGGTAGAGggcccaaaatattttgattctgtCATTGAACCAAATAACAAATACATCAAGGAAACCTCTGAGAATGAATTGGATCACTCTAAGAGAGAGGTTACGCCAGAAGAAAACCAAGCATTAAAAATAGCTTCTCATGAAATGATGTCTGAAGATCCAGAACAACACCACAGTGATGTTATAAAACCAGTGACTACATCCTCTCTTTATATTAAAGAGCAGTCAAAGCACCGGATTCCTAATAATGATTGCACTGAATTGCACCACCACTTGCTAACCGGGGGCCTTTTCAGTGCTTTGTCAAACAGGGGTGCTGCTATTCCTTGTTTAGAAGACTCTAAAGATATGGATCATATCAGTCAACATACACTAGGGATTCAGAAGGCAGAAAGCCGCTTTCATTGTGACATCTGTAAGAAGACATTTAAAAACCCTTACAGTGTAAAAATGCATTATAAAAATGTACATCTGAAAGAAATGCATATTTGCACAGTTGAGGGTTgtaatgctgctttcccttctcgTAGAAGTCGAGACAG ACATAGTTCAAATTTAAATCTTCATCATAAGCTTCTGACCAAAGATACACTGGAATTCAAGGACAACTATTTCAATGCAACATACCTCTTGAAAGACATGGCTAAGGAGGTTTGTCAAGATGTGTCTTTAAAACAACATGTTGGACAGACTTCTGTAATCTtcaaaggaatgaacagaacaggcagctTGGTTTTTCCACTGAGCAAAATCAGAGAACCCTGTTCTGAGAATTATGGATATGATCCAATGAATGATGGTGCTGTTCTGGATTTGAGCACTACTTCCAGCATTAAGTCTGAGAGCAGTGCACACTCCTCTTGGGATTCTGATGGAGGAAGCGAAGAATGCATCATGCCTTTGGATGATAGCGATGAAAGTTGTGAAGGGCCAAGCTTAATACCCAATGAAGAGCTCTACCCGGACTGTAGTGTAATTGAGAAGGCTAATCAAAGCTTTACAAATTTACCTTCCAGTTTGCCAATAACTTGTCATATATGCCAAAAAAATTACAGTAATAAAGGAACCTTCAGGGCCCATTACAAAACTGTGCATCTCCGCCAGCTCCACAAATGTAAAGTCCCAGGTTGCAACACAATGTTTTCATCTGTCCGCAGTCGAAACAGGCATAGTCAGAATCCCAACTTGCACAGAAGTCTGACCAGATCACCAAATAGCCTCCAGTAA
- the BNC1 gene encoding zinc finger protein basonuclin-1 isoform X2, which translates to MEAAIRCTLVNCSCLCFKPGKINQRQCDQCRHGWVAHALSKLRIPNLYPTSQVEIVQSNVVFDISSLMLYGTQAIPVRLKILLDRLFSVLKQEEVIQILHALDWTLQDYIRGYVLQDASGKVLDHWSIMTNEEELATLQQFLRFGETKSIVELMAIQEKEGQSIIIPTTTTNLDIRAFIESCNQRSPSLSSSMDKMSPANVHHFENIVNNMAFMLPFQFFSPVPPPLIGSPPERHLLEQGQDRSNETKQDVQIPFSESSFLISSSTSFQVENERSINSPDATTKTEDDAPLSDSSSHNTITKLERTELSPENKIISIEKNGIGPRKGRVFCTACEKTFYDKGTLKIHYNAVHLKIKHKCTIEGCNMVFSSLRSRNRHSANPNPRLHMPMNRNNRDKDLRNGLTIAGPEETKRMDFTILTPGSRPITSYVSHCTDSKVQSSFPSIGQNGVLFPNLKTVQPVLPFYRSPVTPAELANTPGILPSLPLISSSIPEQLVAKGLPFDALPKKKSRKSSMPIKIEKEAVETANENSNLASSEDDTPLQVVSDGELETCEHRIEKQMSDRVEKHPISGNSWKSLSGVEGPKYFDSVIEPNNKYIKETSENELDHSKREVTPEENQALKIASHEMMSEDPEQHHSDVIKPVTTSSLYIKEQSKHRIPNNDCTELHHHLLTGGLFSALSNRGAAIPCLEDSKDMDHISQHTLGIQKAESRFHCDICKKTFKNPYSVKMHYKNVHLKEMHICTVEGCNAAFPSRRSRDRHSSNLNLHHKLLTKDTLEFKDNYFNATYLLKDMAKEVCQDVSLKQHVGQTSVIFKGMNRTGSLVFPLSKIREPCSENYGYDPMNDGAVLDLSTTSSIKSESSAHSSWDSDGGSEECIMPLDDSDESCEGPSLIPNEELYPDCSVIEKANQSFTNLPSSLPITCHICQKNYSNKGTFRAHYKTVHLRQLHKCKVPGCNTMFSSVRSRNRHSQNPNLHRSLTRSPNSLQ; encoded by the exons GCTATCCGATGCACTCTGGTGAACTGTAGTTGTCTGTGTTTCAAACCTGGAAAAATAAACCAACGACAATGTGACCAGTGTCGACATGGATGGGTAGCACATG ccCTAAGCAAATTAAGGATCCCCAACCTGTATCCAACAAGCCAGGTAGAGATAGTACAATCCAATGTGGTCTTCGATATCAGTAGCCTCATGCTGTATGGAACCCAAGCCATTCCTGTCCGCCTTAAAATCCTGCTAGATCGTCTTTTCAGTGTCCTGAAGCAAGAAGAGGTAATACAGATTCTCCATGCACTGGATTGGACACTGCAGGATTATATACGTGGATATGTGCTACAG GATGCTTCAGGAAAGGTGCTGGATCACTGGAGCATAATGACCAATGAAGAAGAACTGGCTACTTTGCAGCAGTTTCTTCGCTTTGGAGAAACTAAATCCATTGTAGAGCTAATGGCAATTCAAGAGAAAGAAGGGCAGTCAATTATAATACCTACAACGACGACTAATTTGGATATTAGGGCATTTATAGAAAGTTGCAATCAAAGAAGTCCTAGTCTTTCTTCTTCCATGGACAAAATGAGCCCTGCCAACGTTCATCACTTTGAGAACATTGTAAATAATATGGCTTTCATGCTGCCTTTTCAGTTTTTCAGTCCAGTGCCTCCACCTTTGATAGGTTCACCACCAGAAAGACATTTGCTTGAGCAAGGTCAAGACCGCAGCAATGAAACTAAACAAGATGTTCAGATACCATTTTCTGAAAGCAGCTTCTTAATTTCCAGTTCTACTTCATTTCAAGTTGAAAACGAGAGGAGCATAAACAGCCCAGATGCCACTACTAAAACAGAAGACGATGCCCCTTTAAGTGATTCTAGCTCACATAATACAATAACAAAGCTTGAAAGGACAGAGTTATCTccagaaaataaaattatatcTATTGAAAAAAATGGCATTGGGCCTAGAAAAGGACGAGTTTTCTGCACTGCCTGCGAAAAGACATTTTACGACAAAGGAACTCTGAAGATCCACTATAATGCTGTTCATCTGAAGATCAAACACAAATGCACAATTGAAGGCTGCAATATGGTGTTTAGTTCTTTGCGAAGTCGAAATCGTCATAGTGCAAACCCCAACCCAAGACTCCATATGCCAATGAACAGAAACAACAGAGATAAAGACCTGAGGAATGGTTTGACTATCGCTGGACCTGAAGAAACTAAAAGGATGGACTTTACCATTTTAACCCCAGGTAGCAGACCTATTACCAGCTATGTCAGCCATTGCACAGATTCAAAGGTGCAATCCAGTTTTCCCAGTATTGGACAGAACGGTGTTCTCTTTCCAAACTTAAAGACAGTTCAGCCAGTTCTTCCTTTTTATCGCAGTCCAGTCACGCCAGCTGAGCTTGCTAATACCCCAGGCATACTCCCTTCTCTACCTCTCATTTCTTCATCAATACCTGAGCAGCTGGTTGCTAAAGGATTGCCGTTTGATGCACTACCCAAGAAAAAATCCCGTAAATCGAGCATGCCCATCAAAATAGAGAAAGAAGCTGTTGAGACAGCTAATGAAAACAGCAACCTTGCCAGCTCGGAAGATGATACACCTCTGCAGGTGGTAAGTGATGGAGAACTGGAGACCTGTGAGCATAGGATTGAAAAGCAGATGAGTGACAGGGTGGAAAAGCACCCCATTTCAGGTAATTCATGGAAATCTCTCTCTGGGGTAGAGggcccaaaatattttgattctgtCATTGAACCAAATAACAAATACATCAAGGAAACCTCTGAGAATGAATTGGATCACTCTAAGAGAGAGGTTACGCCAGAAGAAAACCAAGCATTAAAAATAGCTTCTCATGAAATGATGTCTGAAGATCCAGAACAACACCACAGTGATGTTATAAAACCAGTGACTACATCCTCTCTTTATATTAAAGAGCAGTCAAAGCACCGGATTCCTAATAATGATTGCACTGAATTGCACCACCACTTGCTAACCGGGGGCCTTTTCAGTGCTTTGTCAAACAGGGGTGCTGCTATTCCTTGTTTAGAAGACTCTAAAGATATGGATCATATCAGTCAACATACACTAGGGATTCAGAAGGCAGAAAGCCGCTTTCATTGTGACATCTGTAAGAAGACATTTAAAAACCCTTACAGTGTAAAAATGCATTATAAAAATGTACATCTGAAAGAAATGCATATTTGCACAGTTGAGGGTTgtaatgctgctttcccttctcgTAGAAGTCGAGACAG ACATAGTTCAAATTTAAATCTTCATCATAAGCTTCTGACCAAAGATACACTGGAATTCAAGGACAACTATTTCAATGCAACATACCTCTTGAAAGACATGGCTAAGGAGGTTTGTCAAGATGTGTCTTTAAAACAACATGTTGGACAGACTTCTGTAATCTtcaaaggaatgaacagaacaggcagctTGGTTTTTCCACTGAGCAAAATCAGAGAACCCTGTTCTGAGAATTATGGATATGATCCAATGAATGATGGTGCTGTTCTGGATTTGAGCACTACTTCCAGCATTAAGTCTGAGAGCAGTGCACACTCCTCTTGGGATTCTGATGGAGGAAGCGAAGAATGCATCATGCCTTTGGATGATAGCGATGAAAGTTGTGAAGGGCCAAGCTTAATACCCAATGAAGAGCTCTACCCGGACTGTAGTGTAATTGAGAAGGCTAATCAAAGCTTTACAAATTTACCTTCCAGTTTGCCAATAACTTGTCATATATGCCAAAAAAATTACAGTAATAAAGGAACCTTCAGGGCCCATTACAAAACTGTGCATCTCCGCCAGCTCCACAAATGTAAAGTCCCAGGTTGCAACACAATGTTTTCATCTGTCCGCAGTCGAAACAGGCATAGTCAGAATCCCAACTTGCACAGAAGTCTGACCAGATCACCAAATAGCCTCCAGTAA